In Bombus fervidus isolate BK054 chromosome 13, iyBomFerv1, whole genome shotgun sequence, a single genomic region encodes these proteins:
- the Fsn gene encoding F-box synaptic protein isoform X1 encodes MDDIVLRVSDHVLEVIFSYLDLHTLRNCSLVCKRWNRFLNDENNDAWRMHCIRKLAQEALSSDLLSSVPTYKSKLRAFYHAWNPNDCSRNIYIRPNGFTMHSYRNPVAQSTDACRGKIGFRHGRHAWEVIWEGPLGTVAVIGIATREAPLLCHGYVALVGSDEHSWGWNLVDNHLLHNGNVQGNYPLLNNAPKYQVGERIRVILDCDDNTLSFERNYEFLGVAFRGLPDKRLYPSVSAVYGNTEVSMVYLGPPLDG; translated from the exons ATGGACGATATAGTACTCCGAGTATCTGATCATGTTTTAGAAGTGATATTTTCCTATTTAGATCTGCACACGTTGAGAAACTGTTCGTTGGTGTGCAAACGATGGAACCGTTTCCTAAACGATGAGAACAATGACGCGTGGAGAATGCACTGCATCAGAAAACTGGCCCAAGAGGCGCTCAGTTCCGATTTATTGTCATCGGTACCTACCTATAAATCGAAGCTCCGTGCATTTTATCACGCGTGGAACCCCAATGACTGCTCccgtaatatttatattagacCGAATGGATTTACAATGCACAG TTATAGGAATCCAGTTGCTCAGAGCACAGATGCCTGTAGAGGTAAAATTGGCTTCCGGCATGGACGTCATGCCTGGGAAGTTATTTGGGAAGGTCCTCTGGGAACGGTAGCAGTAATAGGTATAGCTACGAGAGAAGCACCTTTGTTGTGTCAcggatatgtagcattagttGGATCTGACGAGCACTCATGGGGATGGAATCTAGTGGATAACCATCTGTTACATAATGGGAATGTGCAAGGAAATTATCCTTTGCTTAACAATGCTCCAAAATACCAG GTTGGGGAAAGAATTAGAGTAATATTAGATTGTGATGATAACACATTatcttttgaaagaaattatgaatttttggGAGTGGCATTTAGAG GGTTGCCAGACAAAAGATTATACCCATCTGTATCTGCTGTGTATGGAAATACAGAGGTATCTATGGTGTACTTAGGACCACCTTTAGATGGCTAA
- the Fsn gene encoding F-box synaptic protein isoform X3 codes for MDDIVLRVSDHVLEVIFSYLDLHTLRNCSLVCKRWNRFLNDENNDAWRMHCIRKLAQEALSSDLLSSVPTYKSKLRAFYHAWNPNDCSRNIYIRPNGFTMHSYRNPVAQSTDACRGKIGFRHGRHAWEVIWEGPLGTVAVIGIATREAPLLCHGYVALVGSDEHSWGWNLVDNHLLHNGNVQGNYPLLNNAPKYQGCQTKDYTHLYLLCMEIQRYLWCT; via the exons ATGGACGATATAGTACTCCGAGTATCTGATCATGTTTTAGAAGTGATATTTTCCTATTTAGATCTGCACACGTTGAGAAACTGTTCGTTGGTGTGCAAACGATGGAACCGTTTCCTAAACGATGAGAACAATGACGCGTGGAGAATGCACTGCATCAGAAAACTGGCCCAAGAGGCGCTCAGTTCCGATTTATTGTCATCGGTACCTACCTATAAATCGAAGCTCCGTGCATTTTATCACGCGTGGAACCCCAATGACTGCTCccgtaatatttatattagacCGAATGGATTTACAATGCACAG TTATAGGAATCCAGTTGCTCAGAGCACAGATGCCTGTAGAGGTAAAATTGGCTTCCGGCATGGACGTCATGCCTGGGAAGTTATTTGGGAAGGTCCTCTGGGAACGGTAGCAGTAATAGGTATAGCTACGAGAGAAGCACCTTTGTTGTGTCAcggatatgtagcattagttGGATCTGACGAGCACTCATGGGGATGGAATCTAGTGGATAACCATCTGTTACATAATGGGAATGTGCAAGGAAATTATCCTTTGCTTAACAATGCTCCAAAATACCAG GGTTGCCAGACAAAAGATTATACCCATCTGTATCTGCTGTGTATGGAAATACAGAGGTATCTATGGTGTACTTAG
- the Rpi12 gene encoding RNA polymerase I subunit RpI12, with protein sequence MAHSTASFISTPGFCSDCGSILPLLGDKGNVKCYACKRSWGPEAFGDMAMSYTIEFNKKNVYDSSKEKNDVVEEAEGPIVERKCPQCQNDKMSYATLQLRSADEGQTVFYTCTKCKFKETENS encoded by the exons atggcGCATAGTACTGCTTCTTTTATAAGCACTCCTGGGTTTTGTTCTGATTGTGGATCCATTCTACCATTGTTAGGTGATAAAGGAAATGTAAAATGTTATGCTTGTAAAAGGTCTTGGGGTCCCGAAG CTTTTGGAGATATGGCGATGTCGTACACCATtgagtttaataaaaagaatgtttATGATTcatcaaaagaaaagaatgatgTAGTGGAAGAAGCAGAAGGTCCAATTGTTGAAAGAAAATGTCCTCAATGTCAGAATGATAAAATGTCGTATGCTACATTGCAATTGAGATCAGCGGATGAAGGACAGACAGTATTTTACACATGCACCAAGTGCAA ATTCAAAGAGACAGAGAATTCATaa
- the Fsn gene encoding F-box synaptic protein isoform X2 — translation MDDIVLRVSDHVLEVIFSYLDLHTLRNCSLVCKRWNRFLNDENNDAWRMHCIRKLAQEALSSDLLSSVPTYKSKLRAFYHAWNPNDCSRNIYIRPNGFTMHRNPVAQSTDACRGKIGFRHGRHAWEVIWEGPLGTVAVIGIATREAPLLCHGYVALVGSDEHSWGWNLVDNHLLHNGNVQGNYPLLNNAPKYQVGERIRVILDCDDNTLSFERNYEFLGVAFRGLPDKRLYPSVSAVYGNTEVSMVYLGPPLDG, via the exons ATGGACGATATAGTACTCCGAGTATCTGATCATGTTTTAGAAGTGATATTTTCCTATTTAGATCTGCACACGTTGAGAAACTGTTCGTTGGTGTGCAAACGATGGAACCGTTTCCTAAACGATGAGAACAATGACGCGTGGAGAATGCACTGCATCAGAAAACTGGCCCAAGAGGCGCTCAGTTCCGATTTATTGTCATCGGTACCTACCTATAAATCGAAGCTCCGTGCATTTTATCACGCGTGGAACCCCAATGACTGCTCccgtaatatttatattagacCGAATGGATTTACAATGCACAG GAATCCAGTTGCTCAGAGCACAGATGCCTGTAGAGGTAAAATTGGCTTCCGGCATGGACGTCATGCCTGGGAAGTTATTTGGGAAGGTCCTCTGGGAACGGTAGCAGTAATAGGTATAGCTACGAGAGAAGCACCTTTGTTGTGTCAcggatatgtagcattagttGGATCTGACGAGCACTCATGGGGATGGAATCTAGTGGATAACCATCTGTTACATAATGGGAATGTGCAAGGAAATTATCCTTTGCTTAACAATGCTCCAAAATACCAG GTTGGGGAAAGAATTAGAGTAATATTAGATTGTGATGATAACACATTatcttttgaaagaaattatgaatttttggGAGTGGCATTTAGAG GGTTGCCAGACAAAAGATTATACCCATCTGTATCTGCTGTGTATGGAAATACAGAGGTATCTATGGTGTACTTAGGACCACCTTTAGATGGCTAA